In Rhinolophus sinicus isolate RSC01 linkage group LG18, ASM3656204v1, whole genome shotgun sequence, the sequence TGTAGCGAGGCTCAGATTTCATTCCATCATAGTGCAGCTAGTGCAGGGACAGCGTGACGTTTGAgccccacttcctgtctctggcCCTAACAGCTGGGCACAATACGGAGCACATTTGTTGACCTGAGATGGATGTGCCTCTGGGCCAGGCCAAGGGACGAGTCTGCTCTTGCTCTTTTCTCCAGGTGATGGATTTGCTGCTCAGACCCTTCTGAGAATTGTCACATGGTACACTTGGGCTAGATTCCTCGGGCCCGAGATTCCCGATCTCCTGAGCTTATTCTCAAGTTGTCAGCTCCTGAATGTTGAGTGCAATGCTTTTGGGGAGTGTGGGGGGTGCAGACAGTTCTTGGGATGAGTTGGGGTTGATGCTCACTCACTCTCTAGCTCTGGCCTAAGTGATCAGACTTAGGAGTGAGTGACATCTGCCTTTGATACCTGTCACCCATCCGCGGCCAGGCTGAGGCTGCTGGTCAGACAGGCTGGTTAGATGGGCCCTGCTCATAAGCAAGCACCTCTGAAGACTGGCTGTGGAAGAAACCAACTTTCCCAGTCAGAGGAGACTGTGTTTCAGTCAAGAGTATATGAGTAACCTGATTCCCTTCTAAGACGCTTGGAAAGAGTCCTGGGTTGGGAACTTGAGGCCCACCTTCTCCCGTGGTCCTTGGGGGGTGGGTTGCCTGGGCCACTGCAGAAGGCCGTCTTCCAGCTGCTGGCAAGCTCCTGCCGCGGGGAGGGTGCGGCTCATCTGACGTGCTTGTAAACATATGGCTCTGGGACGTTTGGCTGAGTTGTTCTCTTTTTGAGTGGCAGAGTCTGTTCCTTCTAGGGAGTCCATGCTACCTGTCCCACCCACCCTGAGGTGGGACCATAGGAACGATAGTTCTTACCCCTGCGGGGGGAGGAGTAATTAATCTGTGTGCAAcagttgctttttttaaatggaattcttTCAAGTTACCGAAATAATCTGTGGCTGAAACCCATTTGTACACAATTCTTTTCATGTACCCACAGAAAAGGCTGGAAGAACATTCACTGAAGTAATGATGGTAGTTGACTGTTGGTTTTGGCATCtcaggagttttgttttttcctcttacaccttgtgctatttaaattttctgtaagtGCATATATTCTTTGCCGAcagttaaaaaaacatttttgaatgataAATGTGCTGGTTGTAAAAAGTCTCAGTTTCACTACAGAAAggtataaagaggaaaataagttAGGCATGGCCCCATCAGCCAGTGTTTCACGCAAATATATGTACTTCCTGTGGGGAGAGGGCGGGGGAAATGGGAATGAAACTCTACGGTTTGTGTTCTGCCTTTGCTCCTTGTTTTCTTGCCAGTAGATACGCTCAGAAGTTGCATAATTTGGTATTTCTGTGGTTAATTTTTAGCCCAGGGCCTCCTGCCTTCCTGCTCAGCCAGATCTTTTTGGTTAGGGTTGACTGGCCTGAGGAGGAAACCCCTGCAGGCCTGTGTTGAGAACTCACAGGGACCACGAAGGCTGGTGTGTGAGAAGAGATGCCTCCAACTAAAAGGGCCCCCTAGTGGTAGAGTTTTTCCTTGGCTTAGGAGTCTGTAAACACAGCTTACCATTTCCTACTCTtcacatttagaaaagaaatagcaTGGTGTGTGATGGAGAGGGCTCAGGGCTTGACTGGGTGCCATGGGACAGGAGCCTGTCCCCTCACCTGCAAACTGCACATAACAGTGTGTCCCAGTCACTGTGGTGAGTGGATGAGGTCATGGCCGGGAAGATacccatttccttctttcctgcctgaGTCCTGGGTCTTCCTTCACGCGGAGGCCCCTCTGAGGAGGAGGTCGCATTTGGAAGGACCTTGTCTCCCCTTTTGTGTTTGTGTGGGTTTACATGCTCAATTCTGTTCACAGAGCAGGTGCCTCCACGGGGCTATGTCACCTTCAACAGCAGTGACGAAAACCCGCTGGAAGGGCGGGGCCTCTGCTACAGGGATGTCACCTCCCCCATCAATGACCGGGACGtggagagcagcagcagcagcagccgggGTATGTACTCACCCCACCCCGTTGGGGCACTGCCATGCGTCCGTCTGTGGAGAATGAACGAGAGGGCGAGAGGCAGAGGCTCTGGCTCTTGTGAGAATGCGAAGAACTGGGCATGGGGACGGTGTTTCCAGGCAGCACGTGGGGGATTCGTCCCAGACAGGTTTAGCTCCTCGATCGGTGAGCCCTCTGGGACGTGTCTTTGTTATAGGACATGTGTCATTCATTCAGCAGCTGTTTACTGAGGGccctgtgtgccaagcactgttctagatgcttGGATTTGCcagtgaacagaacagacaaaaACCCTGCCCATGTGTGGAGGGGAGGGCTCGGGCCAGGCAGTTGGCATGAAACAGAAGAACATAGTAACTGTTGAAGGAGTTGGTGAGAGCTGTGGATGAAACAGCCCAGACGCGCGGAGTCACCACGAGTGAGACCTGTACTCCGCATCCTTTCCCCACCATTGTCAGAAGAGCAGGCCTTCTGTGCCCACCTGGGGGCCGTgcggagcagcagcagcagcgaggGCCTGGCCAGAGCCCCGGGAGTCAGCAGCGAGGCCTCTCTGGAGAGCAACGAGGTGAGGCCTCTCCTTCTTTatctcccacctcccttccctttcttggTGTCAGGGGCGATGCTAACAGCTCGTGTGAGGTGGGCGAATCTCCTAACAAAGACAGTGTCTGCGCTGTGCTAGGCTACAAGGTCCGGGGCGCCCTCTAGGGGCAGCACTTGGGGGTGGGTGGCACAGACCAAGGTGGAAGCCTCTGTGTGGCAGGTGGGGGATTTCAGATCTTCCCCACCCTGTGAGGGACTGGCACAGATTGAGAAGCTGGAATCGTGGGGCAGAGAGCAGTTTGGATGCAGCCATGTCAGCTGTGAGCCCTTCAGTATTCACTCATGTTttgagttcatttattttttgagttttgggggtgttttgttttgttttgtttttgagggaTTTGTCCAGGGTCCCACAACTAGTTAGTAACAAAGCTGGAATATGAACCTAGGTCTGGCTGACTTCAAAGCTcatggactttttcttttttcttttaatcctgtCTTCCCCAAGCCCCTCTCCTTTGGCAGCCATCGCctgttctctgtatgtataagtctgtttctgttctgtttagtcatttgttttgtttacctagagtccacatgtaagtgcaatcatatggtatttgtctttctctgacttatttcacttagcgtaatacctctaggtccttccatgttgtcacaaacggcaagatttcattctttattttattgctgaataatactccattgtacacagagggtgccaaaaaatgtatacacattttaagaaaggaaaaaactgtattaaaattgtaatactcgggcagccagttagctcagttggttagagcgcgatggtCGTAAcaccaaggctgctggttcgatccccacatgggccactgtgagctgcgccctccacactggattgaagcaactacttgacttggagctgatgggtcctggaaaaacacacttaaaataaatgttttaaaaatacaataaaaataaaaaataaaaaaagtaatgttttaaaaaaatcgtaatactcagtatatactgataacaaaagatgaatacaagtcacgtttgacttctgctatacaagaggtgctcaaaatggttaccgtcagtgtaattttaatagtttttcctttcttaaaacgtgtatacatttttttggcaccctctgtatatggaccacatcttctttatccattcatctattgatggacatctgggttgcttCCGTATATGGGCTACTGTTGAgttatgctgcaatgaacataggggtgtgtatatatatctttttgaattagtgtttttgtctTCTTGGGGTAAATATCCAGAAGCGGATTGTATAGcagctccatttttaatttttgaggaacctccatactgttttccatagcggctgcaccaatttacaatcccgcCAACAGTGTAcgggggttcccttttctccacatccttgccaacacttatttgttgatttattgatggtggctattctgacaggtgtgaggtgatagctcattgtggttttaatttgcatttccttggtaAATAGTCCTTCAGTGTTACTTTAAACACACACCTCTTCTCACAGGATTCAGATCATACACGTAAAAGTTCGGTTCGCAAACAAACTAAAAGTTATATGAAGACCAAGAATCGTTACAGCAACAGTGACAACCAGTGGCCTCCCAGCACTGGGACTTCTGGGGCAGCCTGTCCCCCAGGGTCTGTCCCCCACCCTGAGAGGGCCACCTATTCAGGACCCCAGGTAAGACCATCTGTGAAACTGGCGGTTACACTGGTAGCAAGATGGCACTTTTTGTGATTTGTGAGGCAGTTACCGTGTACTCATGGTGGACCAGGTCCTGTTGAGAGAGAGCGAGGTGGTGGTTTTCCACCAAATGACCCATAAAGCTTCTTGGGCTGAGAGGGTTCCTAAGGTGGGAGGCTAGTTGCAGGCTTTGTGTCCGTCTCTTTCCACAGGAGGGCTCTGTCTCTCCCCTCATTTCCGTATTCGACTCCGCGTCCCTGCGCCTGGGGAGGAGAAAAATAGGCTCCATCGCATAGAGCTGCGTTCAGGGGTCAGTGACAAGATGCATGTGAAGCAGACAGGGGTGGCACGTAGTAAGCACTCAGAGAAAAGTGGTATTTCTGCCCTCCTCGTTGTGGGTCTCACTGGCTAAGCAGTTTCTTAGGGCTCACAGGTGCGACACAGCAGCTCAGTTATCTAGTGTATGTTTACTGAATTCTCCTGCTCTCTGGGGGCGTAGGTGGTACTAAGATGAATGACAGAGAGGTACTGTTTGCCATTTGTTTGTTCAAGCCACAGCTCTGCTGCTCACTAGAACCCTGGGATTTGGCTGGCGTCTCCTTGCAGCCCCTCCAGGGAGCTCTCTCCGCGGTCTGTGTTCCCCAGGCTCAGCAAGCAGCTGCACCTCTCGATTCCTTAAAGGCATGTTGACTGGAGAGCTGCTGGTGATGGTGGCATCTTAAGGCTGTTTCAGAGAGTAGTTGAGGGCAGCTGTAATAGCCACTGGAGCGGGTAGAGCAGAGCTGGAATGCTTTTAGggtttcattttcaaagaattgGCGTCGCTGGACCTGATGGTTCCCTAGAAGACCATAATTACAAGGTTATATTTGACTTGACTTTGACTCAGAGCTTGTCTATCCAACACCAAAAGCCCTCTCCTTGGAGGACATGTGTTGAAAATAATCACAGAGAAATGTTTTAACTTTGCAGCTGTCTGAGGTAAAAAGATTAATCACAAAGCTTAAAAGGCAAAGCTGGGGAAGGTGCTGTCCATAGGAGTTTTGAAAAGCTCGGACTTATTCCCGGGCACCTAGAAGGCCACATACATGCTCAAGGCTGTGTGTGTGGTCAGGAAGGACCTGAGGATTCCTCTGACGACCTTGAGGCTCCGTGCAGGCGAGATGGAAAGGCTAAGGTAGATTGTCGTGCCTGGCGGAGTGTGGAAGACGTGCCCCCACAATAGACAGAGCTACTCAGCAAAGAATCAGCtctaaaaaaatatgttcaaagagcTAAGGAAACCACATCTAAATAGAGAATGTCAAGAaagtgacagaaataaaaatgaactaaatagaaattctggaggtgAAAAATACAACTCAAGTGAAAATTTCACCAGAGGGACTCAACAAGCAGATTTGagtgtacagaaaaaaaaattagaaaacttgaCATCGACCAATTGAGATTGTCcaatttgagaaagagaaagaagaatgaagaaaaatgaatagaaaccTGTGAGACACCATCAAGCATCCAACacacaccagaaggagaagagggaacagaaagcagaaaatgttttgaaaatagcCAAACCTTCCCAAATTTGATCAAAACCATGAATCTGCACATTCCGGAAGCTAAATGAACTCTAAGTGGGTTAAACTTGGATCCACACCTAGACCCGTCATAATGCAACTGGCAAAAAGAGAATCTTGAAGCGAGAGAGAACTCATCACCTACAAGGGAATCTCAGTAAGATTAACAGCTagtttttcatcagaaaccatggagcccaaagacatttgatgacatattcaaagtaatgaaagaaaaacaactcaacCAAGAATCGTACGTCCAGCACAAACTACCCTTCAgaagtgaaggagaaattaagatagTCCCAGGTACGCAAAGACTAAGAGACTTTGGTGTTAGCAGCCCTGCCCTATAGGAAATACTAACGGTGTCCTTAAGGCTGCAATGCAAAGACACTGGATTCAAAGACACAAGTAGGTGGAAAGTGTTTCTGGACTTGCTGCTCTACTTGAGGGCGCAAGAGAAGGGGCAGCTTGGGCTGCTCCACTGCTGACCTTGGGGGGTCAGCAGGGCTCAGATCTCCCCCTTCTAAGCGACCTCACAAATTCGTGCTTAGCAGGACAAGAGTGGCTCTGCGCTGCATCGTATGCTCTTCTTGTCCCCATGCCTTTGTGGCCCGCTGGCCTCTGACCTGTCCCGGCCTCTGGCCTCTAGGACCTTGCCACTCTGCTGGAGCAGATCGGGTGTCTGAAGTACCTGCAGCTGTTTGAGGAGCAGGACGTGGACCTCCGCATCTTCCTGACCCTCACCGAGAGCGACCTGAAGGAGATCGGCATCACGTGAGTGCAGAGGGGCCATCTGTGGCTGCCTGTCCCTCGTTTCAGCCACAGTTCTGGGGCCAGCTGAGGTGGTGGCTTCCCAGCAGTGAGGTGGAAAGAGCTGCCCTGTGTAGAGGTCGGCTTTCTTCCTGCGGTCACCTGTCCTCTCTCCATTCCTACAGCAGCTTCTGGCTTAGATGCAGGTGACCTGGGCTCTGTGGCTCAAGGCCCCCAAGCTGGCCCGGCTGACAGTGCTGCATTGAGGACACCCAGACATTTTTCTGCCCGCTCACTTCTGAGAACTTCCCCAGTTGGCGGATGGTTGTCCACAGGCTGAAATCCCTGTTTAGTAAAAGCAGCATTCGGCTGGGGAGGGGATTAGGGAGGGGAGACCAGCCTTCGGTGGGGTCGCCACTTCCTACAACCCTTTCTGTCCTCTGCTGCAGGCTCCCAGGGCCACTCTTTCCTGAAGGGAAGGGACCGTCTTGATGGAAGGACGGCCAGTGCTGATCTGAGTCCTCTTGTCCCCCCGCAGGTTGTTTGGGCCCAAGAGGAAGATGACCTCTGCCATTGCCCGCTGGCACAGCAGTGCCCGCCCCCCCAGTGACGCCCTGGAGCTGGCCTATGCTGACCGGCTGGAAGCCGAGATGCAGGAGCTGGCCATCCAGCTGCACAAAGTAAAtggggagagcagggaggggatGTCAGAAATGGTGAGAGGCTTCTGGAGACAAAGACCTGCAGAGAAGGACACAGCCGGATAGGACAGTGAGGGCAGATAGCATGACGGCTCCTCCTTGAGGGGGAGACACACAGGCAGGTACCCAGGAAGAAGGCACAGAAAGCGACGGGACGTTAGGCGGGGACGAGCAGGGAGACAGAACGAGGGCAGAGAACAGGCATCCAGTGTGGACACCAGGAAGGGACCCAAAGCAGGGGAGCTCCGATGTAGAGTCAGCACCCCCTCCAGTCCAGGAGGGTCAGGACGGCAGAGATGGAGGGTGGCCTTGTGTCCCCTGCGTCCCCTGGCCCACCTGCCCGCCCGCGCCACCTCTCCCCCTGCAGCGCTGTGAGGAGGTGGAGACCATGCGGGGCCAGGTGTCCCAGGAGCAGGAGCTGCGCGCTGTGGTAGAGAGCTGCCTCCTGGAGCAGGATGGTGCCCGCAAGGACGTGCTTGCCCAGCTGCAGGAGACCTGGGCCCTGGCCCGGGACGCTGTTCTTGTCCTCGACCAGCTGCGGTGAGTGGGAGTGGGTGCCTGCACTGGCCCTGGGCCGGGCCCTAcgtttccttttctccagatTCTTCAATGAAGGACTTGCTTTCAGGGCCTCCTAGGGTGGCTCACTGCCACCCCCATTTCATTGTCTCTTGCTTCCTGCAGGCAGCAATGGGGCCCTGAAAACCTGTACACCCCGTGCAGGTTCTCTGCCCGGTCTCGGGTCACGAGCTTGTCAGTACGGCTGCTGCACAGGGTGCTGCCAAGCTCAGGAAGGCAGGCTGCAGGGACAGGGCAGAGCCCCACCTTAACACTCAGGGAGGTGGGGGGTCTGCCATCCCGCCTTCTGGGGCCATGGAAAGCatccccaggcctctcccctcaccagcacttggtctTGTGTCCGGCAGAGCCTGTCAGGCCGAGCTGTCAGCCCGACTGAAGCGGGACGAGTCCCCTCTCGGGGccaccctgggccctgccctccccacagctGGTAAGGAGAGCAGCGTCCTGGCCCCAGACCGGGCAGGCAGAGGGCAAGGACGCCTCCTCGGGCTGGGTTTTCCACTTGTCTTAGCAGTTATCACACAGGTCCCCGCACACACAATCCCAGACCAAGGTGAGGGCACCCTGTCTGCCATAGCCCATTTCCTCACCGTCCCTCTTGGTGGTGGGTAGGCAGAGCCCATGAGCCAACAAAGATCTCAAGTGACTTCTGCAGCCTCCAGTTGGAGGGCAGGGTCCCCCACCGACCCCCCATTTTAATTCCTGGGGCCGGGCCCTGGCTAGTAGTACTTTGGTCAACAAGCAAGagaagacattttgaaataaggGGCTGCGCGGGCACTGACCATTGGGTGGGTCTCCTGCTCACAGTGGCTCAGGACAGAGGCAGAGCCTGTGAACACAGACCCAGACTCACCCAGCGCTCTGCCCCACAGACTCCAAAGGCTGGCAGGCCTCCCTGCAGGCCCTGAGCCTCCCGGAGCTATCGGGAGCACTGGAGGATCGAGTCCATGAGATGGGTGAGTCTCGGGGACAGAAGCCAGTGGCTCTTGGCCCCGCCCAGGGACCAGACATGGGGTAACAGGGAGAGCCCTGTCAGCTCAGACCCCAGGTCATCCATTCCCAGTGCCCGCCCAGGGTGTCTCTTCCTCCCATTGCTGCCCACACTTGCAAAGCAGTGACTGTCTGCTCCTATCCTCAGGGCGAGTGCTGTGCTCAGTGACCCAGGGCCTGGAGAAGCTGCAGGTGCTGAATGGGAAAGAGAACTGGCGGGAGCCCTAGCCGGAGGGACGGTGAGTGTCAGCCGCTCAGGCCCAGGCCCGGACAGCAGGGTCTGCTGGCAGCTGCGTGAGCGCCCACCTCagtctcctctttcccttctcagaATCTGACGTTGGGTGACTGATCCACCCTGAAGCTGTGTGCCCGGAAAACAGGAGGGCAGTGAGTGGGCAGTTGCAGCAGCCCAGGCCCCAAG encodes:
- the ANKS3 gene encoding ankyrin repeat and SAM domain-containing protein 3 isoform X1 encodes the protein MSELSDEASEPELLTRSLSMWHGLGTQVSREELAVPLDLHTAASIGQYEVVKECVQRRELDLNKKNGGGWTPLMYASYIGHDTIVHLLLEAGVSVNVPTPEGQTPLMLASSCGNESIAYFLLQQGAELEMKDIQGWTALFHCTSAGHQQMVKFLLDSGANANVREPIYGFTPLMEAAAAGHEIIVQYFLNHGVKVDTRDNSGATARMLAKQYGHMKIVGLIDAHSPSLPKSLYRNPEKYEDLSSSDESYPAPQRQRPCRKKGLSIHDGPRALARITAIGLGGKTQQPCYEQVPPRGYVTFNSSDENPLEGRGLCYRDVTSPINDRDVESSSSSSREEQAFCAHLGAVRSSSSSEGLARAPGVSSEASLESNEPLSFGSHRLFSDSDHTRKSSVRKQTKSYMKTKNRYSNSDNQWPPSTGTSGAACPPGSVPHPERATYSGPQDLATLLEQIGCLKYLQLFEEQDVDLRIFLTLTESDLKEIGITLFGPKRKMTSAIARWHSSARPPSDALELAYADRLEAEMQELAIQLHKRCEEVETMRGQVSQEQELRAVVESCLLEQDGARKDVLAQLQETWALARDAVLVLDQLRACQAELSARLKRDESPLGATLGPALPTADSKGWQASLQALSLPELSGALEDRVHEMGRVLCSVTQGLEKLQVLNGKENWREP
- the ANKS3 gene encoding ankyrin repeat and SAM domain-containing protein 3 isoform X3 translates to MSELSDEASEPELLTRSLSMWHGLGTQVSREELAVPLDLHTAASIGQYEVVKECVQRRELDLNKKNGGGWTPLMYASYIGHDTIVHLLLEAGVSVNVPTPEGQTPLMLASSCGNESIAYFLLQQGAELEMKDIQGWTALFHCTSAGHQQMVKFLLDSGANANVREPIYGFTPLMEAAAAGHEIIVQYFLNHGVKVDTRDNSGATARMLAKQYGHMKIVGLIDAHSPSLPKSLYRNPEKYEDLSSSDESYPAPQRQRPCRKKGLSIHDGPRALARITAIGLGGKTQQPCYEQVPPRGYVTFNSSDENPLEGRGLCYRDVTSPINDRDVESSSSSSREEQAFCAHLGAVRSSSSSEGLARAPGVSSEASLESNEDSDHTRKSSVRKQTKSYMKTKNRYSNSDNQWPPSTGTSGAACPPGSVPHPERATYSGPQDLATLLEQIGCLKYLQLFEEQDVDLRIFLTLTESDLKEIGITLFGPKRKMTSAIARWHSSARPPSDALELAYADRLEAEMQELAIQLHKRCEEVETMRGQVSQEQELRAVVESCLLEQDGARKDVLAQLQETWALARDAVLVLDQLRACQAELSARLKRDESPLGATLGPALPTADSKGWQASLQALSLPELSGALEDRVHEMGRVLCSVTQGLEKLQVLNGKENWREP
- the ANKS3 gene encoding ankyrin repeat and SAM domain-containing protein 3 isoform X5; its protein translation is MKDIQGWTALFHCTSAGHQQMVKFLLDSGANANVREPIYGFTPLMEAAAAGHEIIVQYFLNHGVKVDTRDNSGATARMLAKQYGHMKIVGLIDAHSPSLPKSLYRNPEKYEDLSSSDESYPAPQRQRPCRKKGLSIHDGPRALARITAIGLGGKTQQPCYEQVPPRGYVTFNSSDENPLEGRGLCYRDVTSPINDRDVESSSSSSREEQAFCAHLGAVRSSSSSEGLARAPGVSSEASLESNEPLSFGSHRLFSDSDHTRKSSVRKQTKSYMKTKNRYSNSDNQWPPSTGTSGAACPPGSVPHPERATYSGPQDLATLLEQIGCLKYLQLFEEQDVDLRIFLTLTESDLKEIGITLFGPKRKMTSAIARWHSSARPPSDALELAYADRLEAEMQELAIQLHKRCEEVETMRGQVSQEQELRAVVESCLLEQDGARKDVLAQLQETWALARDAVLVLDQLRACQAELSARLKRDESPLGATLGPALPTADSKGWQASLQALSLPELSGALEDRVHEMGRVLCSVTQGLEKLQVLNGKENWREP
- the ANKS3 gene encoding ankyrin repeat and SAM domain-containing protein 3 isoform X2, which encodes MSELSDEASEPELLTRSLSMWHGLGTQVSREELAVPLDLHTAASIGQYEVVKECVQRRELDLNKKNGGGWTPLMYASYIGHDTIVHLLLEAGVSVNVPTPEGQTPLMLASSCGNESIAYFLLQQGAELEMKDIQGWTALFHCTSAGHQQMVKFLLDSGANANVREPIYGFTPLMEAAAAGHEIIVQYFLNHGVKVDTRDNSGATARMLAKQYGHMKIVGLIDAHSPSLPKSLYRNPEKYEDLSSSDESYPAPQRQRPCRKKGLSIHDGPRALARITAIGLGGKTQQPCYEQVPPRGYVTFNSSDENPLEGRGLCYRDVTSPINDRDVESSSSSSREQAFCAHLGAVRSSSSSEGLARAPGVSSEASLESNEPLSFGSHRLFSDSDHTRKSSVRKQTKSYMKTKNRYSNSDNQWPPSTGTSGAACPPGSVPHPERATYSGPQDLATLLEQIGCLKYLQLFEEQDVDLRIFLTLTESDLKEIGITLFGPKRKMTSAIARWHSSARPPSDALELAYADRLEAEMQELAIQLHKRCEEVETMRGQVSQEQELRAVVESCLLEQDGARKDVLAQLQETWALARDAVLVLDQLRACQAELSARLKRDESPLGATLGPALPTADSKGWQASLQALSLPELSGALEDRVHEMGRVLCSVTQGLEKLQVLNGKENWREP
- the ANKS3 gene encoding ankyrin repeat and SAM domain-containing protein 3 isoform X4 → MSELSDEASEPELLTRSLSMWHGLGTQVSREELAVPLDLHTAASIGQYEVVKECVQRRELDLNKKNGGGWTPLMYASYIGHDTIVHLLLEAGVSVNVPTPEGQTPLMLASSCGNESIAYFLLQQGAELEMKDIQGWTALFHCTSAGHQQMVKFLLDSGANANVREPIYGFTPLMEAAAAGHEIIVQYFLNHGVKVDTRDNSGATARMLAKQYGHMKIVGLIDAHSPSLPKSLYRNPEKYEDLSSSDESYPAPQRQRPCRKKGLSIHDGPRALARITAIGLGGKTQQPCYEQVPPRGYVTFNSSDENPLEGRGLCYRDVTSPINDRDVESSSSSSREQAFCAHLGAVRSSSSSEGLARAPGVSSEASLESNEDSDHTRKSSVRKQTKSYMKTKNRYSNSDNQWPPSTGTSGAACPPGSVPHPERATYSGPQDLATLLEQIGCLKYLQLFEEQDVDLRIFLTLTESDLKEIGITLFGPKRKMTSAIARWHSSARPPSDALELAYADRLEAEMQELAIQLHKRCEEVETMRGQVSQEQELRAVVESCLLEQDGARKDVLAQLQETWALARDAVLVLDQLRACQAELSARLKRDESPLGATLGPALPTADSKGWQASLQALSLPELSGALEDRVHEMGRVLCSVTQGLEKLQVLNGKENWREP